A genomic stretch from Edaphobacter aggregans includes:
- a CDS encoding YdcF family protein, protein MIASASNLRRNRPSTAGTLLRWLLGLFLLGTLAWFIYVYRQIDDVANRDEAQQADAIAVFGAAEYSGRPSPTLHFRLDHAVDLYRKQIAPLIITLGGGSDKDSGNTEGGVGRDFLLANGIPFGNIIVETRSLNTEQQVHRLAAIAHENNLRHIVVVSDGTHLFRIREISRDAGLDVYTSPRATIGHISNYDLFSRHLHEIVSYTFWRLGINFSWLRSLA, encoded by the coding sequence ATGATCGCTTCTGCCTCCAATCTGCGCCGCAACCGACCCTCCACAGCGGGCACCCTCCTGCGCTGGCTCCTCGGCCTTTTCCTGTTGGGGACCCTCGCCTGGTTCATCTACGTCTACCGGCAGATTGACGACGTAGCCAACCGCGACGAGGCCCAGCAGGCCGACGCCATCGCCGTCTTCGGAGCGGCAGAATATTCCGGCCGCCCCTCACCGACCCTGCACTTCCGCCTCGACCACGCCGTCGATCTCTATCGCAAGCAGATCGCCCCGCTCATCATCACCCTCGGCGGCGGCAGCGACAAAGACTCCGGCAACACCGAGGGCGGTGTCGGGCGTGACTTCCTTCTGGCCAACGGAATCCCCTTCGGAAACATCATCGTAGAGACCCGCTCCCTCAATACCGAGCAGCAGGTCCATCGCCTCGCCGCCATCGCCCACGAAAATAATCTCCGCCATATCGTCGTCGTCTCCGACGGTACACATCTCTTCCGCATCCGCGAGATCAGCCGCGACGCCGGACTCGACGTTTACACCTCCCCCCGCGCCACCATAGGCCACATCAGCAACTACGACCTCTTCAGCCGTCATCTCCACGAGATCGTCAGCTACACCTTCTGGCGCCTCGGCATCAATTTCAGCTGGCTTCGATCGCTAGCTTGA
- a CDS encoding L-threonylcarbamoyladenylate synthase, translating into MTAETLRIHPDEPEPDRIDQVVASLHSGKVVALPTDTFYGLAVDPVNLQAVDRIYEIKSRARHKPLSLLIAEMAQAYELVRQVDSAFDRLAEKFWPGPLTIVVKAGSKLPLRVTANTGNVALRVPEAAIPRAVVSRLGLPITATSANLSGFPECTYANGVRDQLGNKIPLIVDGGPTARSTATTIVDLSGGGNSWMILREGAIPTHEIALTLQH; encoded by the coding sequence TTGACGGCCGAGACCCTCCGCATCCATCCCGACGAGCCCGAACCTGACCGCATCGACCAGGTCGTCGCCAGTCTTCACAGTGGCAAGGTTGTAGCTCTCCCCACCGACACCTTCTACGGACTCGCCGTTGACCCCGTCAATCTTCAGGCCGTCGATCGCATCTACGAGATCAAGTCCCGCGCCCGCCACAAGCCGCTCTCTCTACTCATCGCCGAGATGGCCCAGGCCTACGAACTCGTCCGTCAGGTGGACTCCGCCTTCGACCGCCTTGCGGAAAAGTTCTGGCCCGGCCCGCTGACCATCGTCGTCAAGGCTGGCTCCAAGCTGCCCCTTCGCGTTACCGCCAACACCGGCAACGTCGCCCTGCGCGTCCCCGAAGCAGCCATCCCCCGCGCTGTAGTCTCCCGGCTCGGCCTGCCCATCACAGCAACGTCGGCTAATCTCTCCGGATTCCCCGAGTGCACCTACGCCAACGGCGTCCGCGACCAGCTCGGTAATAAGATTCCCCTTATCGTCGACGGCGGCCCTACCGCCCGTTCCACCGCGACCACCATCGTCGACCTCTCAGGTGGCGGTAACTCCTGGATGATCCTGCGAGAAGGCGCCATTCCGACCCACGAAATCGCCTTAACCCTCCAGCACTAG